Proteins encoded within one genomic window of Arachis ipaensis cultivar K30076 chromosome B08, Araip1.1, whole genome shotgun sequence:
- the LOC107611533 gene encoding probable receptor-like protein kinase At4g39110, translating into MAIPLVVTILLALASTITPRTTSAAFVPRDNYLIDCGSETGTTLPDGRTFKSDPQANTYLQANDQNKVSIENGNNNPDLPNPLYSSARIFMQEAKYSFHLIQPGYHWVRLYFYPIKNNIFDLQKATFSVNAYKYVLLHSFNVNNNDKPILKEYLINANEPIFTLSFTPLKNSAAFINAIEIVSVPDNLLFDSGSNLFPVGDYSGLTNHAFQPVYRINNGGPLVTATNDTLGRNWENDEPYITVKNAAMSVVVPTNIIKYPTNNPNISPLIAPPTVYASATEMTNDSAVDQPNFNITWKFDVDTSFSYLVRLHFCDIVSKGLNELYFNVYINEKTAIPTLDLSSITQALATPYYRDFVVNATLMSQEGLKIQVGASLARGGSGNAIVNGIEILKISNSLDSLDGQFGLDGSNGGGGSYRGAVAGVGFAMMFGAFVGLGAMVIKWHKRPQDWQKRNSFSSWLLPVHAGDSTFMSKNASGKSNFSATMGLGRFFSLAELQEATNNFDKANIIGVGGFGNVYSGVIDDATQVAVKRGNPQSEQGINEFQTEIQMLSKLRHRHLVSLIGYCDENDEMILVYEYMPNGHFRDHLYGKNMVGPPLSWKQRLEICIGAARGLHYLHTGTAQGIIHRDVKTTNILLDENFTAKVSDFGLSKDAPMGQGHVSTAVKGSFGYLDPEYFRRQQLTEKSDVYSFGVVLLEALCARPAINPQLPREQVNLADWAMQWKRKGLLDKIIDPNLVGTINPESLKKYAEAAEKCLADHGVDRPSMGDVLWNLEYALQLQEAFTQEGKAEDETPAVPASASASASASAVLPPAAPASSNALDEAVPVPEGNNPPAETRAIDDHSGTLQFARFSLNGR; encoded by the coding sequence ATGGCTATCCCTCTGGTGGTTACCATTCTCTTGGCCTTAGCCTCCACCATAACGCCGCGGACGACCTCGGCCGCGTTCGTCCCCCGAGACAACTACCTGATCGATTGTGGCTCGGAAACCGGAACCACCCTCCCAGACGGAAGAACATTCAAATCAGACCCACAAGCCAACACTTACTTGCAAGCCAATGATCAAAACAAGGTATCAATAGAAAATGGCAATAATAACCCTGATCTCCCAAATCCATTGTACTCGAGTGCAAGAATCTTCATGCAAGAAGCCAAGTACTCCTTCCATTTAATCCAACCGGGTTACCATTGGGTTCGCCTTTATTTCTACCCAATCAAGAACAATATCTTTGATCTCCAAAAAGCCACTTTCTCCGTCAACGCCTATAAATACGTTCTTCTCCATAGCTTCAATGTTAACAACAATGACAAGCCAATTCTCAAGGAGTACCTCATTAATGCAAACGAACCCATCTTCACGCTCTCTTTTACTCCGTTGAAGAACTCAGCTGCATTTATCAATGCCATAGAAATCGTATCCGTCCCGGACAACCTTCTATTCGACTCCGGCTCGAACCTTTTCCCGGTCGGCGATTACTCCGGCCTGACTAACCACGCTTTCCAGCCGGTTTACAGGATCAACAACGGCGGACCTCTTGTAACCGCGACAAACGACACTTTAGGACGGAATTGGGAGAACGACGAGCCTTATATAACGGTGAAGAACGCAGCCATGAGTGTCGTTGTACCTACAAACATTATCAAGTACCCTACGAATAATCCAAATATCTCTCCTCTTATTGCTCCGCCGACGGTTTACGCCTCGGCGACGGAGATGACTAACGACTCTGCAGTGGATCAGCCGAATTTCAATATAACTTGGAAGTTTGATGTGGATACTTCTTTTAGCTACCTTGTAAGGTTGCATTTCTGCGACATTGTAAGCAAAGGTTTGAACGAGCTTTACTTCAACGTCTACATCAACGAGAAAACCGCGATTCCGACGCTTGATTTGTCCAGCATTACGCAAGCCTTGGCGACTCCTTATTACAGAGATTTTGTTGTGAATGCGACGTTGATGTCTCAGGAAGGACTAAAGATTCAGGTGGGAGCGTCGCTGGCGCGAGGAGGAAGCGGGAACGCTATCGTGAATGGGATAGAGATCTTGAAGATAAGTAACTCTTTGGACAGTTTGGATGGCCAATTCGGCCTTGATGGGAGCAATGGCGGTGGTGGCTCTTACCGCGGCGCAGTGGCCGGGGTTGGATTCGCGATGATGTTTGGAGCGTTTGTTGGACTTGGCGCCATGGTGATCAAGTGGCACAAGAGGCCTCAAGATTGGCAGAAACGAAACAGTTTTTCGTCGTGGTTGCTTCCGGTGCACGCCGGAGACAGTACCTTTATGAGCAAGAATGCGTCAGGAAAGAGCAATTTCTCTGCCACTATGGGTTTAGGCCGGTTCTTCTCTTTGGCGGAGCTGCAAGAAGCAACTAATAACTTCGATAAAGCAAACATTATCGGTGTTGGTGGATTCGGCAATGTGTATTCCGGCGTCATTGATGATGCGACTCAAGTTGCGGTGAAGAGAGGAAATCCGCAATCGGAACAGGGGATTAACGAATTCCAGACCGAGATTCAAATGTTGTCTAAGCTTAGGCACAGGCATTTGGTGTCTCTTATTGGATACTGCGACGAAAACGATGAAATGATTTTGGTTTATGAGTACATGCCTAATGGACACTTCAGGGACCATCTTTATGGCAAGAACATGGTCGGACCACCGCTTTCTTGGAAGCAAAGATTGGAAATCTGTATCGGAGCTGCTCGCGGTCTTCATTATCTTCACACCGGCACGGCACAAGGTATCATCCATCGCGATGTTAAGACAACTAACATATTGCTTGACGAGAATTTCACGGCCAAGGTTTCTGATTTTGGTTTATCAAAGGATGCACCTATGGGGCAGGGTCATGTCAGTACGGCGGTTAAGGGTAGTTTTGGGTATTTGGATCCTGAATACTTCAGGAGACAACAATTGACAGAAAAATCCGATGTCTATTCATTTGGAGTGGTGCTTCTTGAGGCCTTATGTGCAAGGCCTGCTATTAATCCTCAGTTACCCCGCGAACAAGTCAACTTGGCTGATTGGGCTATGCAATGGAAGAGAAAGGGATTGCTTGATAAGATCATTGATCCTAATCTTGTCGGCACCATTAACCCCGAATCGTTGAAGAAGTACGCCGAGGCGGCCGAGAAGTGCTTGGCGGATCATGGTGTTGATAGGCCTTCAATGGGAGATGTGCTTTGGAATTTAGAGTATGCTTTGCAGCTTCAAGAGGCcttcacacaagaaggaaaggCAGAGGATGAGACTCCGGCTGTCCCAGCCTCAGCCTCAGCCTCAGCCTCAGCCTCGGCTGTTCTGCCTCCGGCCGCTCCTGCGTCTTCTAATGCCTTAGATGAGGCTGTCCCTGTTCCAGAAGGAAATAACCCCCCGGCCGAAACCCGGGCGATTGATGACCATTCTGGAACTTTGCAGTTTGCTAGGTTTAGCCTTAATGGCAGGTGA
- the LOC107611535 gene encoding uncharacterized protein LOC107611535: MEEIQKGENGKKKRSEGRKERTTPPLSLLSISERESSRKRENAMEERRRGCFVATEAPSPLLGLVAIAVLPPSGCCAAAEELEGMSRCRRALSPSRCVAAHLFFTVAAHHHRRILCHQFESGYGFDSDDKLQRLIKIEKVCINFQLVL, encoded by the exons ATGGAAGAAATCCAAAAGGGGGAGaacgggaagaagaagagaagtgaggGAAGGAAGGAAAGGACGACTCCGCCGCTGTCGTTGTTGAGCATCAGTGAGAGAGAGAGCTCGAGGAAAAGAGAAAACGCGATGGAGGAGAGAAGAAGGGGGTGCTTCGTCGCTACTGAAGCTCCATCGCCATTGCTAGGGCTTGTTGCCATCGCCGTTCTGCCACCGTCGGGCTGCTGTGCTGCCGCCGAGGAGCTCGAAGGGATGTCTCGCTGCCGTCGTGCTCTGTCGCCAAGCCGTTGCGTCGCCGCTCATCTCTTCTTCACCGTCGCCGCTCATCACCATCGTCGTATCCTCTGTCACCAG TTCGAAAGTGGGTATGGTTTTGATAGTGATGATAAACTGCAACGGCTAATTAAGATAGAGAAGGTATGTATCAATTTTCAATTGGTTCTGTGA